GACTCGCGCCTCTCGGGCGAGGGCGACCAGGTACGGCGGCGACGGCGCTGCGCGGTCTGCAAGGAACGCTTCACGACCTACGAGACGGCCGAACTGAACCTGCCGCGGATCGTCAAACGCGACGGTAGCCGGGTGCCGTTCGACGGGCGCAAGCTGCGTTCCGGGATGATGCGGGCGTTGGAGAAGCGCCCGGTCAGCACGGCCGACATCGACGCGGCGCTGGCCCGCATCAACCGCCAACTGCTGGCGAGCGGCGAGCGGGAGATCTCGGCACGGCGGGTCGGCGAGCTGGTCATGGAGGAGCTGCGTGGGCTCGACCAGGTGGCCTACGTCCGCTTCGCGTCCGTCTATCGGAAATTCGAGGATGTCAACGCCTTCCGTGAGGAGATCGAGCGCCTTGAGCGCCAGCCGCCTCCAGGAGAGGCTCGCCAGCAGCTCGACCTGCTCGCCGGGCTGGAGAAGGACGAGCTGGAGAAGAAGCGGTGACGGACGAGGGCCATGTCTTCATGGCCCGGGCGCTGCGCCTCGCCGAACGCGGCCGCTACACGACCGATCCCA
This portion of the Thioflavicoccus mobilis 8321 genome encodes:
- the nrdR gene encoding transcriptional regulator NrdR — protein: MRCPFCGAPDTKVVDSRLSGEGDQVRRRRRCAVCKERFTTYETAELNLPRIVKRDGSRVPFDGRKLRSGMMRALEKRPVSTADIDAALARINRQLLASGEREISARRVGELVMEELRGLDQVAYVRFASVYRKFEDVNAFREEIERLERQPPPGEARQQLDLLAGLEKDELEKKR